One Paraburkholderia agricolaris DNA segment encodes these proteins:
- the glgX gene encoding glycogen debranching protein GlgX — translation MSHAMPDRLLPGSPYPLGASWDGLGVNFAVFSANAQKIELCLFDPTGRKEIRRFTLPECTDEVWHGYLPNAHPGTAYGFRAHGPYQPQHGHRFNPHKLLLDPYARKLVGQFRWSDALFGYRVHSNRADLSIDRRDSAPAMPKCVVIDEAFDWSHDKRPNVPWGETVIYEAHVRGVSMLRPDLRQHERGTFAALAAPEFIEHLLKLGVTAVELLPVHAFLNDRFLVERGLRNYWGYNTAAFFAPEPSYLSTHRLDEMRIAVRQLHAAGIEVILDVVYNHTCEGNEAGPTISWRGLDNASYYRLVPGDERHDINDTGCGNTVNLAHPRVLQMVMDSLRYWSTKFNIDGFRFDLGVTLGREQHGFDPGSGFFDALRQDPILSQRKLISEPWDIGPGGYQLGNHPPGFAEWNDRFRDTVRRFWRGDAGLRPDLAARLTGSADLFNRRFRKPWASINFVTSHDGFTLADVTAYEHKHNEANREDNNDGHNENCSRNWGVEGPSDDPAILETRKRVARSLIATLLMALGTPMVLAGDESLRTQNGNNNAYCQDNELSWLDWDRMESLEGRQTTAFVARVIALRKTHPLLRETRFLFGDREVLPGLFDVGWFDEHGDPLTIEAWQDPEGRAFTLRRAGPGLNGETEVLLMMLNASADTLRFVPPAPHLEWHVLLDTAEPESAPHPLALPEVEVAAHGLVMLAAQPVGEADWQTGWKAGAQHGPRLLTALPPDPGAHTPGSDTSPST, via the coding sequence ATGTCGCATGCAATGCCCGACCGGCTTCTGCCCGGTTCGCCCTATCCGCTCGGCGCCAGCTGGGATGGCCTCGGCGTCAACTTTGCGGTGTTCTCGGCGAATGCGCAAAAAATCGAGCTTTGCCTGTTCGATCCCACCGGTCGCAAAGAGATCAGGCGCTTCACGCTGCCCGAATGCACCGACGAAGTCTGGCACGGCTATCTGCCCAACGCGCACCCTGGCACCGCGTACGGTTTTCGCGCGCACGGGCCGTATCAGCCGCAGCATGGGCATCGCTTCAATCCGCACAAGCTGTTGCTCGATCCGTATGCACGCAAACTGGTCGGGCAGTTTCGCTGGTCCGACGCGCTGTTCGGCTATCGCGTGCATTCGAATCGTGCCGACCTCTCGATCGATCGGCGCGATTCGGCGCCGGCCATGCCGAAGTGCGTCGTGATCGACGAAGCCTTCGACTGGTCGCACGACAAGCGCCCGAATGTGCCGTGGGGCGAAACCGTCATCTACGAAGCGCATGTGCGCGGCGTGTCGATGTTGCGCCCCGATTTGCGCCAGCACGAACGCGGCACGTTCGCCGCGCTGGCTGCGCCGGAATTCATCGAGCATTTGCTGAAGCTAGGCGTCACCGCCGTCGAATTGCTGCCGGTGCACGCGTTTCTGAACGACCGCTTTCTGGTGGAGCGCGGCCTGCGCAATTACTGGGGCTATAACACCGCGGCCTTTTTTGCACCGGAGCCGTCGTATCTGAGTACGCACCGGCTCGACGAAATGCGCATTGCCGTGCGCCAGTTACACGCAGCCGGCATCGAAGTGATTCTCGACGTGGTCTACAACCACACCTGCGAAGGCAACGAGGCGGGGCCGACTATCTCATGGCGCGGCCTCGACAATGCGAGCTACTACCGCCTGGTTCCCGGCGACGAACGCCACGATATCAACGACACCGGCTGCGGCAATACCGTCAACCTGGCGCACCCGCGTGTCCTGCAGATGGTGATGGATTCGCTGCGCTACTGGTCGACCAAGTTCAATATCGACGGCTTCCGTTTCGACCTCGGCGTGACACTCGGCCGCGAGCAGCACGGTTTCGATCCCGGTTCCGGTTTCTTCGACGCGTTGCGCCAGGACCCGATCCTGTCGCAACGTAAGCTGATTTCCGAGCCGTGGGACATTGGCCCGGGCGGCTATCAGCTCGGCAATCATCCGCCGGGATTCGCCGAATGGAACGACCGTTTCCGCGACACGGTGCGCCGCTTCTGGCGCGGTGACGCCGGCTTGCGCCCCGATCTCGCCGCGCGGCTGACCGGTTCCGCCGATCTGTTCAACCGGCGCTTCAGGAAACCGTGGGCTTCGATAAACTTCGTCACGTCGCACGACGGTTTTACGCTCGCCGACGTCACCGCGTACGAGCACAAGCATAACGAAGCGAATCGCGAAGACAACAACGACGGTCACAATGAAAACTGCAGTCGCAATTGGGGTGTGGAAGGTCCGAGCGACGATCCGGCGATACTCGAAACGCGCAAGCGCGTGGCCCGCTCGCTGATCGCCACACTGCTGATGGCGCTCGGCACACCTATGGTGCTGGCCGGCGACGAATCGCTGCGCACGCAGAACGGCAACAACAATGCGTATTGCCAGGATAACGAACTATCATGGCTCGACTGGGATCGTATGGAGTCGCTCGAAGGACGCCAGACGACCGCGTTCGTCGCGCGCGTGATCGCGCTGCGTAAAACGCACCCGCTGCTGCGCGAAACGCGCTTTCTGTTCGGCGATCGCGAAGTGTTGCCGGGCCTGTTCGACGTCGGCTGGTTCGATGAACACGGCGACCCGCTCACTATCGAAGCCTGGCAAGACCCCGAAGGCCGCGCGTTCACGCTGCGTCGCGCGGGTCCAGGCTTGAATGGCGAAACGGAAGTATTGTTGATGATGCTCAACGCTTCGGCGGACACCTTGCGTTTCGTGCCGCCCGCGCCACACCTGGAATGGCACGTGCTGTTAGACACGGCTGAGCCGGAAAGCGCGCCGCACCCACTGGCGTTGCCCGAGGTCGAAGTGGCCGCACATGGTCTCGTGATGCTGGCGGCGCAACCGGTCGGCGAAGCGGATTGGCAGACGGGCTGGAAGGCCGGCGCGCAGCACGGGCCGCGCTTATTGACCGCCCTGCCGCCCGATCCGGGTGCGCATACGCCGGGCAGCGATACGTCGCCGTCCACGTAG
- the treZ gene encoding malto-oligosyltrehalose trehalohydrolase produces the protein MSESPIDPHAHHHAHCLPFSAQLLGATGAKPRTRFRFWAPSCKTVQVEIENGPAQGTHDMASTGNGWFETIVDSGAGTLYRFRLDSGQTVPDPASRFQPQDVHGPSEVIDPRAYRWEHTNWHGRPWEETVLYELHVGAMGGYAGVMKRLPALVALGVTAIELMPLNDFPGQHNWGYDGVLPYAPDSAYGRPEELKALIDAAHGLGLMVFLDVVYNHFGPDGNYLHEYARSFFREDTHTPWGSAIDFERCEVSDFFTDNAVYWINEYRIDGLRFDAVHAIDNPAWLRDLSDHIRAKVQHGRHVHLVLENERNSASLLETHFDAQWNDDAHNTLHVLLTGETEGYYHAYEDQPIRRLARVLSEGFAYQGEPSPIHDGTPRGESSGHLPTTSFVMFLQNHDQIGNRAFGERLRKLTSDDALRAATGLLLLSPQIPLLFMDEEYGSTRPFLFFTDYTGELADAVREGRRREFARFSAFSDEKRRAQIPDPNDVETFAASSPPEPVQSPTADNTAKDRLDWMHFYKSALAVRAKLITPRLKHSKALGATVLTAANGGDANALIARWKLGDGETLSIALNLSKENVAFPDPPAGKVIFETPPRVREQVDAKVLPSYAFVAWVTGDVSDYAIGHDARIASQQERHA, from the coding sequence ATGTCCGAAAGTCCGATTGATCCGCACGCGCACCATCACGCGCATTGCCTGCCGTTCAGCGCGCAGTTGCTGGGCGCAACGGGCGCGAAGCCGCGTACCCGGTTCCGTTTCTGGGCGCCTTCGTGCAAGACGGTGCAGGTGGAAATCGAAAACGGACCGGCCCAAGGCACGCACGACATGGCCTCCACGGGCAACGGCTGGTTCGAAACGATCGTCGACAGCGGCGCGGGCACGCTGTATCGCTTCCGGCTCGATAGCGGGCAGACGGTGCCCGATCCCGCGTCGCGCTTCCAGCCGCAAGACGTGCACGGACCGAGCGAAGTGATCGATCCGCGCGCGTACCGTTGGGAGCATACGAACTGGCATGGCCGTCCGTGGGAAGAAACGGTGCTGTACGAATTGCACGTCGGCGCGATGGGCGGTTATGCCGGCGTGATGAAGCGTTTGCCCGCGCTGGTCGCGCTCGGCGTCACAGCAATTGAATTGATGCCGTTGAACGACTTTCCCGGCCAGCACAATTGGGGCTACGACGGCGTGTTGCCGTATGCGCCCGATTCCGCGTACGGCCGCCCCGAAGAACTGAAAGCGCTGATCGACGCCGCGCACGGCCTCGGCCTGATGGTGTTTCTCGACGTGGTGTACAACCACTTCGGCCCGGACGGCAATTATCTGCACGAATACGCCCGCTCGTTCTTCCGCGAGGACACGCACACGCCGTGGGGCTCCGCGATCGATTTCGAGCGCTGTGAAGTGAGCGATTTCTTCACCGACAACGCCGTCTACTGGATCAACGAATATCGCATCGACGGACTGCGTTTCGATGCGGTGCATGCCATCGACAATCCTGCATGGCTGCGCGATTTGTCCGACCATATCCGCGCGAAAGTGCAGCACGGGCGGCATGTGCATCTGGTGCTGGAAAACGAACGCAATAGTGCGAGCCTGCTGGAAACGCATTTCGACGCGCAATGGAACGACGACGCACACAACACGCTGCATGTTTTGCTGACGGGCGAAACCGAAGGCTATTACCACGCCTATGAAGATCAGCCCATCCGCCGCCTTGCACGCGTGCTGTCGGAAGGCTTCGCGTATCAGGGTGAACCGTCACCCATTCACGACGGCACGCCACGCGGCGAATCGAGCGGGCATCTGCCGACTACTTCATTCGTGATGTTTTTGCAGAATCACGACCAGATCGGCAATCGCGCATTCGGCGAACGCCTGCGCAAACTGACGTCGGACGATGCCTTGCGGGCGGCCACCGGTTTGCTGCTGTTGTCGCCGCAAATTCCTCTGCTGTTCATGGACGAGGAATACGGCTCGACCCGGCCCTTCCTGTTTTTCACCGACTACACCGGTGAACTCGCCGACGCCGTACGTGAAGGACGGCGTCGCGAATTCGCACGCTTTTCGGCATTCAGCGACGAAAAGCGTCGCGCGCAGATTCCCGATCCGAACGACGTGGAAACCTTCGCGGCCTCGTCGCCGCCTGAACCTGTTCAAAGCCCGACCGCGGACAACACCGCGAAAGACCGGCTCGACTGGATGCACTTCTACAAATCCGCGCTCGCCGTGCGGGCGAAGCTGATTACGCCGCGTCTGAAACATTCGAAAGCGCTCGGCGCGACCGTGCTCACCGCTGCAAACGGCGGCGATGCCAATGCGCTGATCGCCCGCTGGAAACTCGGCGACGGCGAGACCTTGTCGATCGCGTTGAATCTCTCGAAAGAAAACGTGGCGTTTCCCGATCCGCCAGCCGGCAAGGTAATTTTCGAAACGCCGCCGCGCGTGCGCGAGCAGGTCGACGCCAAGGTGTTGCCGTCATACGCGTTTGTCGCGTGGGTAACCGGCGACGTCAGCGATTACGCCATCGGCCACGATGCGCGCATCGCGAGCCAACAGGAGCGCCACGCGTGA
- the malQ gene encoding 4-alpha-glucanotransferase has protein sequence MSTRRPTDTITTLAMRAGFEVEWRDAHHTTQHVPESTLAVLLDRMGLPCANATQIRHSAATLDAELSGRKLPPLMTAEVDRGIALPAAAIRSASHYRIELESGSIIDGRFTAPKGEEALLTPIDEPGYHTLVINDQRVTLAVAPSRCYTVADAWRTLHGGTAAQTAQPAQTPPLWGIAAQLYGLRRTGDGGIGDYTALAQMATESAKRGAHALAVSPTHAMFSAEPDRFSPYSPSSRLWLNVTHIDPAAVFGEAAARAALEAAQATGAWSALEDLPLIDWPNAVVLKLKVLRALYENFCTQERAHDTPRALEFHGFCERAGRALEDHARFEALQAVQLAQGDGKGHWRDWPETLRDPRSAEVEAFAEAHRHEVDFHLFLQWLATKGLSHAQQAATDAGMAVGLIADLAVGCDSAGSHAWSYRDDMLQGISVGAPPDLFNQAGQAWGLTTFSPRAMRTQGFSAFIDMLRAAFAHAGGIRIDHILGLRRLWLVPEGESARNGAYLRYPLEDLLRLIALESWRHRAIVIGEDLGTVPHGFRERLEEHGLAGIRVLWFEGAEGGKGFKPPHAWDRNAVGTTTTHDLPTVAGWWRGSDITWRNRIGQTMARADGRDAEQVALEERAADRALLWHAFQQAGVAAPDVAAPPPDEAPLDEALAFVAATPGPLVTFPLEDLLALVEQPNLPGSIDEHPNWRRRVSLPIDALFEDDAFSDRLLAVDRARRGATVPASTNVSSEPDTP, from the coding sequence GTGAGCACCCGACGCCCGACCGATACGATCACTACCCTTGCCATGCGCGCCGGCTTCGAGGTCGAGTGGCGCGATGCGCACCATACGACGCAGCATGTGCCGGAGAGCACGCTCGCCGTGCTGCTCGACCGGATGGGCTTGCCGTGCGCCAACGCCACGCAGATCCGGCACAGCGCGGCCACGCTCGACGCCGAGTTGTCCGGCCGCAAACTGCCGCCGTTGATGACTGCGGAGGTCGACCGCGGCATCGCGCTGCCGGCTGCGGCGATCAGATCCGCCAGTCACTACCGGATCGAACTCGAAAGCGGGTCGATCATCGACGGCCGTTTCACGGCGCCTAAGGGCGAGGAAGCGTTGCTCACGCCCATCGACGAACCTGGCTATCACACGCTGGTGATTAACGATCAACGCGTGACGTTGGCCGTGGCGCCGTCGCGCTGCTATACCGTCGCGGATGCATGGCGCACGCTGCATGGCGGCACCGCCGCGCAAACAGCGCAACCGGCACAAACGCCGCCGCTGTGGGGCATTGCCGCGCAGTTATATGGTTTGCGCCGCACGGGCGATGGCGGCATCGGCGACTATACGGCCCTCGCGCAAATGGCCACTGAGAGCGCGAAGCGCGGCGCACATGCGCTCGCCGTCAGCCCCACGCACGCGATGTTCAGTGCCGAGCCGGATCGTTTCAGCCCGTATTCGCCGTCGTCGCGTTTGTGGCTGAACGTCACGCATATCGACCCTGCCGCGGTGTTCGGCGAGGCTGCCGCGCGCGCCGCGCTCGAGGCCGCGCAGGCCACCGGCGCATGGTCGGCGCTCGAAGACTTGCCGCTGATCGATTGGCCGAACGCGGTGGTGCTGAAGCTGAAGGTTCTGCGCGCGCTGTACGAGAACTTCTGCACTCAGGAACGCGCGCACGACACGCCGCGCGCGCTCGAATTTCATGGTTTCTGTGAACGTGCCGGCCGCGCCCTTGAAGATCATGCGCGCTTCGAGGCGCTGCAGGCCGTGCAGTTGGCTCAAGGAGACGGTAAGGGTCACTGGCGCGACTGGCCCGAAACGTTGCGCGATCCGCGCAGCGCGGAAGTCGAAGCCTTTGCCGAAGCGCATCGGCATGAAGTCGATTTTCATCTGTTTCTGCAATGGCTCGCCACCAAGGGTCTGTCGCACGCGCAGCAGGCCGCGACCGACGCCGGGATGGCCGTCGGCCTGATCGCCGATCTGGCCGTTGGCTGCGATAGTGCCGGCAGCCATGCATGGTCGTATCGCGACGACATGCTGCAAGGAATCTCAGTGGGCGCACCGCCCGATCTGTTCAACCAGGCCGGGCAGGCTTGGGGGCTCACCACCTTCTCGCCGCGCGCGATGCGCACGCAGGGCTTCTCTGCCTTCATCGACATGCTGCGTGCGGCGTTCGCGCATGCGGGTGGCATCCGCATCGATCATATTCTCGGTTTGCGGCGCCTGTGGCTCGTACCCGAAGGCGAGAGCGCGCGCAACGGCGCCTATCTGCGCTATCCGCTCGAAGACCTGCTGCGGCTGATCGCGCTCGAATCGTGGCGGCATCGCGCGATCGTGATTGGCGAAGATCTCGGCACCGTGCCGCACGGTTTTCGCGAACGGCTCGAAGAGCATGGACTCGCCGGCATTCGCGTGCTGTGGTTCGAAGGCGCGGAAGGCGGCAAGGGCTTCAAACCGCCGCACGCGTGGGATCGCAATGCCGTCGGCACCACCACGACCCACGACCTGCCGACCGTGGCGGGCTGGTGGCGCGGCAGCGACATCACGTGGCGCAACCGGATCGGTCAGACCATGGCGCGCGCCGATGGCCGCGATGCGGAGCAGGTGGCGCTGGAAGAACGCGCCGCCGATCGCGCGCTGCTGTGGCACGCGTTCCAGCAGGCCGGCGTCGCCGCGCCGGACGTGGCAGCGCCGCCGCCCGACGAAGCGCCCCTGGATGAGGCGCTCGCCTTCGTCGCCGCCACGCCCGGGCCGCTCGTGACATTCCCGCTCGAGGATTTGCTCGCCCTCGTCGAGCAGCCGAACCTGCCCGGCTCGATCGACGAGCATCCGAACTGGCGCCGCCGCGTGAGCCTGCCCATCGACGCATTGTTCGAGGACGACGCCTTCAGCGATCGCCTGCTGGCCGTCGACCGCGCGCGCCGCGGCGCAACCGTTCCCGCCTCTACCAACGTTTCTTCGGAGCCTGATACGCCATGA
- the treY gene encoding malto-oligosyltrehalose synthase gives MTVPRSTLRLQFHRGFTFDDAAKHIDYFAALGISHLYASPITTAEPGSMHGYDTVDYTQVNAEYGGEAGLKRLVEKLRAHNMGLIVDVVPNHMGVGGSSNAWWLDILEWGRHSAYARHFDVDWHSPDPALRGKVLAPTLGAPYGDELAAARIALHFAADSGRFYIGYGPHVFPVCPTDYAAMLQSADRADLNALAERFQGLTTQPTDQPRAAEGRDMLREFVAQNGASAIELVLEAYSPADPVTRDRLHRLIERQHFRLAWWRTASDEVNWRRFFDISTLAGVRVERPEVFEAVHALVFRLYQEGVVDGLRIDHVDGLAEPREYCQRLRQRLTELRDTAPYVVVEKILGRDEPLRDDWPVDGTTGYDFMNDVGALLHDPAGAEPLAQTWTELTARSPRFADEALPARRKILAENLSAELDRAARALHRIARDSLTTRDFTFTALRRVLTELVVHFPVYRIYSQNGLRSAADNVYFDQALAGAKQTLSRADHEVLDRVNAWLGESAEEVSNPNPNARGNAQSQQQGPGGAPPSHAGSARRTAQTLFAQLTAPVAAKAIEDTACYRYGRLLSRNEVGSDPGEFALSVEQFHAANLERSQRFPHAMLATATHDHKRGEDVRARLAVLSEIADEWSAKLRAWSTLNAPHRRALDGTPISSVSHDISYDWAPGPAAEAMLYQTLVGCWPPGLQANDEAGIKELAERVAQWQLKALREAKLQTNWLAPDEAFEAGCRAFLFDILAPQRRDGFLRELSTFVTRISRAGALNSLQQTVLRLASPGIPDLYQGTELWDFSLVDPDNRRPVDFAKREALLAQTPPSDFLADWPDGRVKLAVVQRVLALRAHLPELLSQSTYLPLEVRGPHAANVIAFARRHGNAWAVVVASRLAAGLLGDTSEPDDLPMVDPGKWGDTAIEMPTDLAARALFDWLSPAAPKVDENGLLYLRDALGAMPIAVLVEDGVPRS, from the coding sequence ATGACCGTCCCGCGCTCCACGCTTCGCCTCCAGTTCCATCGAGGCTTCACCTTCGACGATGCCGCGAAGCACATCGACTACTTCGCCGCGCTCGGCATCAGCCACCTGTACGCGTCGCCCATTACCACCGCCGAACCGGGCTCGATGCACGGCTACGATACCGTCGACTACACCCAGGTCAACGCCGAATATGGCGGCGAAGCGGGCTTGAAACGCCTCGTCGAAAAACTGCGCGCGCACAACATGGGGCTGATCGTCGACGTGGTGCCGAACCATATGGGCGTCGGCGGTTCGAGCAATGCGTGGTGGCTCGATATCCTCGAATGGGGCCGGCATAGTGCGTACGCACGCCATTTCGACGTCGACTGGCATTCGCCCGATCCGGCCCTGCGCGGCAAGGTGTTGGCGCCGACACTCGGCGCACCGTACGGCGACGAACTCGCCGCGGCCCGGATTGCACTGCATTTCGCGGCCGATAGTGGACGCTTCTATATCGGCTACGGCCCGCATGTATTTCCCGTGTGCCCAACCGACTACGCAGCGATGCTGCAAAGCGCCGACCGCGCCGATCTCAACGCGCTGGCCGAACGTTTCCAGGGCCTGACGACGCAGCCGACCGATCAGCCGCGCGCCGCCGAAGGACGCGACATGCTGCGCGAGTTCGTCGCGCAAAACGGTGCCTCGGCGATCGAACTGGTGCTGGAAGCGTATTCGCCCGCGGATCCGGTGACGCGTGACCGCTTGCATCGATTGATCGAACGGCAACACTTCCGTCTTGCCTGGTGGCGTACCGCTTCAGACGAAGTGAACTGGCGGCGTTTCTTCGACATCTCGACATTGGCCGGCGTGCGCGTGGAGCGGCCCGAAGTGTTCGAGGCGGTGCATGCGCTGGTTTTCCGTCTGTATCAGGAAGGCGTGGTGGACGGTTTGCGGATCGATCACGTGGACGGTCTGGCTGAACCGCGCGAGTACTGTCAGCGTCTGCGGCAGCGCCTCACCGAATTGCGCGACACCGCGCCGTATGTGGTCGTCGAAAAAATTCTCGGCCGCGACGAGCCGTTGCGCGACGACTGGCCCGTGGACGGCACGACCGGCTACGATTTCATGAACGACGTGGGCGCCCTCTTGCACGATCCGGCCGGCGCCGAGCCGCTCGCGCAGACGTGGACCGAACTCACCGCCCGCAGCCCGCGCTTCGCCGACGAAGCGTTGCCCGCCCGCCGCAAGATTCTCGCGGAGAATCTCTCCGCCGAACTGGACCGCGCGGCGCGCGCGTTGCATCGGATTGCCCGCGACTCGCTGACAACCCGCGATTTCACCTTCACCGCGTTGCGGCGCGTGCTGACCGAACTGGTCGTGCATTTTCCGGTGTATCGGATCTATTCGCAAAACGGGCTGCGCAGCGCCGCCGATAACGTGTATTTCGATCAGGCGCTGGCAGGCGCGAAACAGACGCTTTCGCGCGCGGATCATGAAGTGCTCGACCGTGTGAACGCGTGGCTTGGCGAGAGCGCCGAAGAAGTATCGAATCCGAATCCGAATGCACGCGGCAATGCACAATCGCAGCAGCAGGGTCCAGGTGGCGCGCCGCCGAGTCACGCAGGTTCGGCACGGCGCACCGCGCAAACGCTGTTCGCGCAATTGACCGCACCGGTCGCCGCAAAGGCGATTGAAGATACCGCGTGTTATCGCTATGGCCGTTTGCTGTCGCGCAATGAAGTGGGTTCCGACCCGGGCGAGTTCGCGTTGTCGGTCGAGCAGTTTCATGCGGCGAATCTCGAGCGCTCGCAGCGCTTTCCTCACGCGATGCTCGCCACGGCAACGCACGACCACAAGCGTGGCGAAGACGTGCGCGCGCGCCTTGCGGTGTTGAGCGAAATCGCCGACGAATGGAGCGCGAAGTTGCGCGCGTGGTCGACGCTAAACGCACCACATCGCCGTGCTCTGGACGGTACGCCGATCAGTAGCGTCAGCCACGATATCAGCTACGACTGGGCACCCGGGCCGGCCGCTGAAGCGATGCTGTATCAAACCCTGGTGGGTTGCTGGCCTCCCGGCTTGCAAGCGAACGATGAAGCGGGCATCAAGGAACTCGCCGAGCGGGTCGCGCAATGGCAGTTGAAGGCGCTCCGGGAAGCAAAGCTGCAGACCAACTGGCTCGCCCCCGACGAAGCCTTTGAAGCCGGCTGCCGCGCTTTCCTGTTCGACATTCTGGCGCCGCAGCGGCGCGATGGATTCCTGCGCGAATTGTCCACGTTCGTCACGCGGATCAGCCGCGCGGGTGCGCTCAATAGTTTGCAGCAAACCGTGTTGCGGCTGGCGTCGCCTGGGATTCCCGACCTTTATCAGGGCACGGAGTTGTGGGACTTCAGCCTGGTCGATCCGGACAATCGCCGGCCCGTCGATTTTGCCAAACGTGAAGCGTTGCTGGCGCAGACACCCCCTTCGGATTTCCTCGCGGACTGGCCCGATGGACGGGTGAAGCTCGCCGTGGTGCAACGCGTGCTGGCCTTGCGCGCTCACTTGCCGGAGTTGCTGAGTCAAAGCACGTATCTGCCGCTGGAGGTACGCGGTCCGCATGCGGCGAATGTGATTGCGTTTGCACGGCGTCATGGGAATGCGTGGGCCGTGGTGGTGGCAAGCCGGCTTGCTGCCGGATTGCTCGGCGACACGAGCGAACCCGATGATCTGCCGATGGTCGATCCGGGTAAATGGGGCGATACCGCCATCGAGATGCCAACGGATCTGGCCGCACGAGCGCTATTCGACTGGTTGAGCCCGGCGGCGCCCAAGGTCGATGAAAACGGCTTGCTGTATCTGCGCGATGCGTTAGGCGCAATGCCTATCGCGGTGTTGGTGGAGGACGGTGTGCCACGCAGTTGA
- a CDS encoding nuclear transport factor 2 family protein: MTSAEKYLPPSAEQLANARTAVQRFASEWQHPVADNLEALMHEDTQNLIPPMTEPADRKGVIEHFRQVLTQLPDLKVDVLQWAPTGDAVMIEWRASATVAGQALNWQGVDRFNLRGDRMYKGQVYWDTRRVAEQVAEAVKRAQQGGSSA, translated from the coding sequence ATGACGTCAGCAGAAAAATACCTTCCCCCGAGCGCGGAGCAGTTAGCCAACGCCAGGACCGCTGTGCAACGCTTCGCTTCGGAGTGGCAGCACCCCGTCGCCGATAATCTTGAAGCGCTCATGCACGAAGACACACAAAACCTGATCCCACCCATGACGGAGCCGGCCGACCGGAAAGGCGTCATCGAACATTTCCGTCAGGTCCTGACGCAACTGCCGGACTTGAAAGTCGACGTCCTTCAATGGGCGCCCACCGGCGACGCCGTCATGATCGAATGGCGGGCATCGGCCACGGTAGCCGGACAGGCGCTCAACTGGCAGGGTGTCGACCGCTTCAACCTGCGCGGCGACCGGATGTACAAAGGGCAGGTGTACTGGGACACAAGGCGCGTGGCGGAACAGGTGGCCGAAGCCGTCAAACGCGCGCAGCAAGGTGGTTCGTCGGCATGA
- a CDS encoding TetR/AcrR family transcriptional regulator yields MKNQGIKTKPMPSAGPTPKSRREEYADATRQALITAAGELFTSQGYQQVGIEAIARSARVTRGAFYHHFADKAELFDALVEALQADAASRVKSAAEAAPQAKRMSAGIREFLEICIEPAYRQLVIETAPAVLGPARCRKIEEAHVYGLLIGALTNQASGKEKAKAYLAARMIGSMVCEAAQLLDGADDPVAMKADALKLVESMAGALTADKNRVTATRK; encoded by the coding sequence GTGAAAAATCAAGGGATAAAAACGAAGCCCATGCCAAGTGCAGGTCCAACCCCCAAATCCCGTCGCGAGGAATATGCGGACGCGACCCGGCAAGCGCTCATCACCGCCGCGGGCGAGCTATTCACGTCACAGGGGTATCAGCAAGTCGGGATCGAAGCCATCGCGCGCAGCGCACGCGTGACCCGTGGCGCCTTCTATCATCACTTTGCAGACAAGGCCGAGCTGTTCGACGCCCTAGTCGAGGCTCTGCAGGCGGACGCTGCATCCAGAGTCAAATCCGCCGCCGAGGCTGCTCCCCAGGCAAAACGGATGAGCGCGGGCATTCGCGAATTCCTGGAGATCTGCATCGAGCCCGCCTACCGGCAACTCGTCATTGAAACCGCGCCCGCCGTGCTCGGTCCGGCACGGTGCCGCAAGATCGAAGAAGCGCACGTGTATGGTCTGCTGATCGGCGCGCTGACGAACCAGGCCTCCGGCAAGGAAAAAGCCAAGGCGTATCTCGCTGCGCGCATGATCGGCAGCATGGTGTGCGAAGCGGCACAATTACTCGATGGCGCGGACGACCCCGTCGCCATGAAAGCGGACGCGTTGAAGCTCGTTGAAAGCATGGCCGGCGCGCTGACGGCCGACAAGAACCGCGTTACAGCAACCCGCAAGTAA